A portion of the Bdellovibrio bacteriovorus genome contains these proteins:
- a CDS encoding 4-hydroxy-tetrahydrodipicolinate reductase, whose translation MKKLKIGIVGVNGRMGQEIAKVVEQSAHDLFYALTRDVKLDEKKAAKVDVWIDFTSPQALKSVLQMAEKYKKPVVCGTTGFSAAEKKLLETYSKKIPVLWSSNMSLGVALLNEALKSFAAVSDFDFQIEEFHHNKKKDKPSGTAITLQENLEKAVGRKLPEPLAIRGGGIFGVHKIYAMSDEEVLMFEHTALNRAVFAKGSVQAAEWLVKQKPGLYGIRDVLFGKKAK comes from the coding sequence GTGAAAAAATTAAAAATCGGAATTGTCGGCGTCAACGGACGCATGGGTCAGGAAATTGCCAAGGTTGTAGAGCAAAGCGCTCATGATTTGTTTTATGCCCTGACTCGCGACGTGAAGCTAGATGAAAAGAAAGCGGCCAAAGTAGATGTATGGATTGATTTTACTTCTCCGCAAGCTTTGAAGTCCGTTTTACAAATGGCAGAAAAATATAAAAAGCCCGTGGTATGCGGAACGACAGGATTTTCCGCAGCGGAAAAAAAGCTTTTGGAAACATATTCTAAAAAGATTCCGGTTTTGTGGTCGTCAAACATGAGCTTGGGTGTAGCCTTACTAAATGAAGCTTTGAAGTCCTTTGCGGCGGTTTCTGATTTTGATTTTCAAATCGAAGAATTTCACCACAACAAGAAAAAAGATAAGCCTTCAGGCACGGCCATTACTCTGCAAGAAAATCTGGAAAAAGCCGTTGGACGTAAATTGCCAGAGCCGTTAGCGATTCGTGGGGGCGGTATTTTTGGTGTTCATAAAATTTACGCCATGAGCGATGAAGAGGTTCTTATGTTTGAACACACCGCTTTAAATCGCGCCGTTTTTGCCAAAGGCTCTGTGCAAGCGGCAGAATGGCTGGTTAAACAAAAGCCCGGACTTTACGGAATTCGCGATGTTCTTTTTGGGAAGAAGGCAAAATGA
- the fsa gene encoding fructose-6-phosphate aldolase — MKFFIDTAEIEEIRQANMRGWVDGVTTNPSLIAKSGKDFHTVIKEICKEISGPVSAEVISLQHEEMFREGKELAKLASNVVVKVPMCEDGMIAVKKFTAEGIKTNVTLVFSPMQALLAAKAGATMVSPFVGRLDDIGVEGMTMVDQVIQMYQNYDFQTEVLVASVRSPMHIQIAAEMGADIATIPFKVMQQMTHHPLTDKGIKMFMDDWNKAQKK, encoded by the coding sequence ATGAAGTTTTTCATCGACACAGCTGAAATTGAAGAGATCCGCCAAGCCAATATGCGTGGTTGGGTTGATGGCGTAACGACAAACCCCTCTTTGATCGCAAAATCTGGAAAAGACTTTCACACTGTGATCAAAGAAATCTGCAAAGAAATCTCTGGACCTGTGTCTGCCGAAGTTATCAGCTTGCAACACGAAGAAATGTTCCGCGAAGGCAAAGAGCTAGCGAAACTGGCGTCAAACGTCGTAGTTAAAGTTCCTATGTGTGAAGATGGTATGATCGCCGTTAAGAAATTCACGGCAGAAGGCATCAAGACTAACGTCACGTTGGTATTTTCTCCCATGCAAGCGTTGTTGGCTGCTAAAGCCGGAGCAACGATGGTTTCACCGTTCGTAGGGCGCCTTGATGATATTGGCGTTGAAGGTATGACCATGGTTGATCAGGTTATCCAAATGTACCAAAACTATGATTTCCAGACAGAAGTATTGGTAGCCAGCGTGCGCAGCCCGATGCATATCCAAATTGCCGCGGAAATGGGGGCCGATATCGCAACGATTCCATTTAAAGTCATGCAACAAATGACCCATCATCCACTGACAGATAAAGGTATTAAGATGTTTATGGACGATTGGAACAAGGCCCAAAAGAAATAA
- the murD gene encoding UDP-N-acetylmuramoyl-L-alanine--D-glutamate ligase, with protein sequence MWAKLPPKNMILEMSTFIKNLKTPIAIVGMARSGEAAKQLLLLNGVDPSLILTFDTKLPTANFNDPQVLMDQGKPMTLVVSPGVPLGLDWIQRAKTTGVKITSELSLACSCLESEKIIGVTGSVGKSTTVSLIGAGLQAFSSSGFVGGNLGIPFSQYAVEVLEGKRSRADWVVLELSSYQLENCENLRLEFSAITYLTSNHLERYDSLEDYYQTKWNILSMTAKNMFLNSGGGDLVSYSEKNASPKVRVVSKDDVLLKSLHLEEARLIGKHNQDNLALAATIALAAGWPQKAFDGMKNFGGLVHRLENVGNFKSIRFINDSKATAMDSVLIAAEAAHQTKEKNGRMFMLLGGRNKSLPWQDLASLKNYSDCVFVFFGECRDLAKEKSGLPGSSYEKLGEALDHVFKEARAGDTVLLSPGGTSWDEFKSFEDRGDFFKSRVKLFAEV encoded by the coding sequence ATGTGGGCAAAGCTTCCTCCCAAGAATATGATCCTCGAGATGAGCACATTTATCAAGAACCTGAAAACACCAATCGCAATTGTAGGCATGGCAAGAAGTGGCGAGGCAGCAAAACAGCTTCTTTTGCTCAATGGAGTCGATCCTAGCTTAATTCTTACGTTTGATACCAAACTTCCCACGGCTAACTTCAACGATCCTCAGGTTTTAATGGACCAAGGTAAGCCCATGACTCTGGTCGTTTCTCCCGGCGTGCCTTTGGGTCTCGATTGGATTCAAAGAGCTAAAACCACAGGGGTGAAGATTACAAGCGAACTTTCTTTGGCGTGCTCGTGCCTTGAGAGCGAAAAAATCATTGGCGTTACAGGATCAGTCGGAAAAAGTACGACCGTTTCCCTCATCGGTGCCGGCTTGCAAGCCTTTTCTTCTTCAGGATTTGTGGGCGGAAACTTAGGAATTCCTTTTTCTCAATACGCCGTTGAGGTTTTAGAGGGAAAACGTTCTCGCGCGGACTGGGTGGTTTTAGAGCTTTCTAGTTATCAGTTAGAAAACTGCGAAAACCTGCGCTTAGAGTTTTCGGCGATCACCTATCTGACTTCAAATCATCTTGAGCGTTATGACAGTCTTGAAGATTATTACCAAACTAAATGGAACATTCTTTCAATGACCGCAAAAAATATGTTCTTAAATAGCGGCGGCGGTGACCTGGTTAGTTATTCAGAAAAAAATGCATCGCCCAAGGTGCGCGTAGTATCTAAAGATGATGTGCTCCTAAAATCTTTGCATCTTGAAGAAGCGCGGCTGATTGGTAAGCACAATCAAGACAACTTAGCGCTTGCGGCTACCATTGCCTTAGCCGCAGGTTGGCCCCAAAAAGCGTTTGATGGAATGAAGAATTTCGGTGGCCTTGTTCATCGTCTTGAAAATGTCGGAAATTTTAAATCCATTCGTTTTATTAACGACAGTAAAGCCACCGCTATGGATAGCGTTCTTATTGCGGCTGAAGCGGCTCATCAAACTAAAGAAAAAAACGGTCGCATGTTTATGCTTTTAGGTGGTCGAAACAAAAGCCTGCCTTGGCAAGATTTAGCGTCTTTAAAAAACTATTCTGACTGTGTTTTTGTTTTCTTCGGCGAATGCCGTGATCTTGCTAAAGAAAAGTCCGGCCTTCCGGGCTCCTCTTACGAAAAATTAGGTGAGGCCTTAGATCATGTTTTTAAAGAAGCTCGCGCCGGTGACACGGTCTTATTAAGTCCTGGCGGAACCAGTTGGGATGAATTTAAATCTTTTGAAGATCGCGGTGATTTTTTTAAATCTCGCGTGAAACTATTCGCGGAAGTTTAA
- a CDS encoding metallophosphoesterase, with product MPTSFSQALPDFKSATHTAIISDLHLCEAEPENPKYPLWKKFKTREFFYDDIFENFLKHCEEKAQNRPVELVLNGDIFDFDSVLNLPEEPVFNVSWIERHRGLHPREERSRHKIEVILKDHAEFVRALRDFIVRGNRAVFVIGNHDLELHYPSVQEEILRHLHLPEDKRQEVRFVEWFYISNQDTLIEHGNQYDPYCMCEDPVNPYVRGYNYVSLKLPFGNLACRYIMNGMGFFNPHVDSNYIMTLPQYVRFFFKYVAKAQPGLILTWFWGSLATLVHTFFDRLSSPIRNPLKIEDHVSSIAERANAEPRMVRELKELFAAPAASNPFLLMRELWLDRAFIIFVAFFLIFQLMAFIRSVYEISFFWAFIPLFLLLPFFLFYSKSIASLVSGYKEPDDRTLAMASAITKAQRIVFGHTHHARHEIIGSVEHLNSGCWSPAFLDVECTKPLDQKTFVWISPGENGPRQAELFKFIDGKSELLTNPGRT from the coding sequence TTGCCCACATCTTTTTCACAAGCCTTACCGGATTTTAAATCAGCAACTCACACGGCTATTATTAGCGATTTGCATCTTTGTGAAGCAGAGCCGGAAAATCCTAAATATCCGCTATGGAAGAAATTTAAAACTCGAGAATTCTTTTATGACGATATTTTTGAAAACTTCTTAAAACACTGTGAAGAAAAAGCCCAAAACCGCCCGGTGGAACTTGTTTTAAACGGAGATATTTTTGATTTTGATAGTGTTCTAAATTTACCCGAAGAGCCGGTATTTAACGTGAGCTGGATTGAGCGCCATCGCGGCCTTCATCCTCGCGAAGAACGTTCGCGCCATAAAATCGAAGTTATTTTAAAAGACCATGCAGAGTTTGTGCGCGCCCTAAGAGATTTTATCGTGCGCGGAAATCGTGCCGTTTTTGTTATTGGAAACCATGACCTGGAACTTCATTATCCAAGCGTCCAAGAAGAAATCTTGAGGCATTTGCATTTGCCAGAAGACAAGCGCCAAGAAGTGCGATTTGTTGAATGGTTTTATATCAGCAACCAAGACACATTGATTGAACATGGCAATCAATACGATCCTTATTGTATGTGTGAGGATCCGGTAAATCCCTACGTTCGGGGTTACAACTATGTTTCGCTAAAGTTGCCGTTTGGGAACTTGGCTTGTCGTTACATAATGAATGGGATGGGATTTTTTAATCCGCATGTGGATTCAAATTACATCATGACTTTGCCTCAATACGTTCGCTTCTTTTTTAAATATGTGGCAAAGGCGCAACCCGGATTGATCTTAACTTGGTTTTGGGGATCATTAGCGACTTTAGTTCATACGTTCTTTGATCGATTGTCGTCCCCGATTCGCAATCCCCTCAAAATCGAAGATCACGTTTCTTCTATTGCCGAAAGGGCGAACGCGGAACCGAGAATGGTGCGAGAGCTTAAGGAGCTTTTTGCCGCCCCGGCAGCCAGCAATCCGTTCTTATTAATGCGCGAACTTTGGCTAGACCGGGCTTTTATAATTTTTGTGGCCTTCTTTTTGATCTTTCAGCTGATGGCGTTTATTCGTTCGGTATATGAAATTTCGTTTTTTTGGGCGTTTATTCCCCTCTTTTTGTTGTTACCGTTTTTCTTGTTTTACAGTAAATCAATTGCCTCCCTTGTGTCCGGATACAAAGAGCCGGATGATCGCACACTGGCAATGGCCAGCGCGATTACCAAAGCGCAGCGCATCGTATTTGGACATACCCACCATGCACGGCACGAAATTATTGGTTCGGTTGAGCATTTGAACAGTGGTTGTTGGTCGCCGGCATTTTTGGATGTGGAATGTACTAAGCCACTGGATCAGAAAACCTTTGTGTGGATTTCACCTGGTGAAAACGGACCTCGCCAAGCCGAGCTGTTTAAATTCATTGATGGGAAATCAGAGCTTTTGACCAACCCGGGTCGCACATAA
- a CDS encoding histone-like protein: MAEVLVVTSKVKKLIKEKGQMNTSAETIDVLSKAIEQLCLKGVESAKADGRKTVMARDIVIDHL; the protein is encoded by the coding sequence ATGGCAGAAGTACTTGTTGTCACCAGCAAAGTAAAAAAACTTATCAAAGAAAAAGGTCAAATGAACACCTCTGCTGAGACAATTGATGTTCTTAGCAAGGCGATCGAACAACTTTGCTTAAAAGGTGTTGAAAGCGCGAAAGCGGACGGTCGTAAGACAGTTATGGCTCGCGATATCGTTATCGATCATCTTTAA
- the ligA gene encoding NAD-dependent DNA ligase LigA yields MSKKRHEELKKLIAHHDYLYHVMDNPEITDFEYDKLFNELLELEKKNASFDISDSPSQRVGSTPLSAFEKAAHRLPMLSLANSYSPEDIFDFDERVKKFLNQSEDIEYLCEPKFDGLSMELIYEGGRFVKALTRGDGTVGEDVTQNIRTIKSLPLKLSTKTPPELLEVRGEVLMLKQDFARLNEAQQENGQQTFANPRNASAGSVRQLDSRITASRPLRFYAYALGATDGIEFATQKSIQDYFAEVGLPTLRNTELVRICKGAQAVVDYYHDVEKLRPELPFDIDGIVVKVNSLRLQDDLGLVARSPRWATAAKFKPEQSTTIIENIVIQVGRTGALTPVAIMKPVKVGGVTVTNATLHNQDEINRKDVRIGDTIVIQRAGDVIPEVVSVILEKRPKNSVPFFIPKNCPVCGTEVIKNEDEVVSRCPNPLCIAVVKESLKHFVARRAMNIDKVGDRLIETLVDNKLLSRFSDFYRITKEDILNLDRQGDKSADNIIKSIEGSKKPTLARFIFALGIRFVGEQTAKHLADHFITIDNFLKASEEDLLAVPEIGPKVAKAIGAWTSNLELVQEVRDMLDLGVNIANPVRAESGPLSGKSFLITGTLPIKRDDAKDIIEKNGGKILGSVSSKLSYLVVGDDPGSKVEKAQSLGVAIISWDDLQKML; encoded by the coding sequence ATGTCCAAAAAGCGCCATGAAGAATTAAAAAAACTTATTGCTCACCATGATTATCTTTATCACGTCATGGACAATCCCGAGATCACGGATTTTGAATACGACAAACTTTTCAATGAGCTTTTGGAGCTTGAAAAAAAGAACGCGTCCTTTGATATTTCAGATTCCCCCTCTCAACGCGTGGGATCCACCCCTTTAAGTGCCTTTGAAAAGGCCGCTCATCGCCTTCCGATGTTGTCTCTTGCCAATAGTTATTCACCTGAGGACATTTTTGACTTCGATGAACGGGTAAAAAAGTTCTTAAATCAAAGCGAAGATATCGAATATCTTTGCGAACCCAAGTTCGACGGCCTTTCCATGGAGCTGATCTATGAAGGAGGACGCTTCGTGAAAGCCTTGACCCGCGGTGATGGGACAGTCGGTGAAGACGTCACCCAAAATATTCGCACCATCAAAAGTTTACCTTTAAAGCTTTCAACGAAAACCCCCCCCGAACTATTAGAGGTTCGCGGGGAAGTTTTAATGTTAAAACAAGATTTTGCACGTTTAAATGAGGCTCAACAAGAAAACGGTCAGCAGACTTTTGCCAACCCAAGGAATGCTTCGGCGGGGTCCGTGCGCCAGCTAGATTCGCGCATCACGGCTTCAAGACCTTTAAGGTTTTATGCCTATGCTCTTGGTGCCACAGACGGCATTGAGTTTGCTACACAAAAATCCATTCAAGATTATTTTGCCGAAGTCGGTCTGCCTACTTTGCGCAACACTGAGCTCGTGCGCATTTGTAAAGGGGCACAAGCCGTCGTGGATTATTATCACGACGTCGAGAAACTTCGACCTGAACTTCCGTTTGATATCGACGGGATCGTGGTAAAAGTGAACTCACTCCGTCTGCAAGATGACTTGGGGCTTGTGGCCCGCAGCCCACGCTGGGCAACGGCCGCAAAATTTAAACCTGAGCAGTCCACCACCATCATAGAAAATATCGTCATTCAAGTGGGCCGCACGGGGGCCTTAACGCCGGTTGCTATCATGAAGCCCGTTAAAGTCGGTGGCGTCACGGTAACCAACGCCACACTTCATAACCAAGACGAAATTAATCGCAAGGATGTGCGCATTGGGGACACTATCGTTATCCAAAGAGCCGGTGACGTAATACCCGAAGTGGTTTCGGTGATTTTAGAAAAACGTCCAAAAAACAGTGTTCCGTTTTTTATTCCCAAGAATTGTCCCGTGTGCGGCACTGAAGTAATAAAAAATGAGGACGAGGTGGTCTCTCGTTGCCCAAATCCACTTTGTATCGCGGTCGTGAAAGAATCCCTAAAACACTTTGTCGCCAGACGCGCCATGAACATCGATAAAGTCGGCGATCGTCTGATTGAAACGTTGGTTGATAACAAATTGCTTTCTAGGTTTTCAGACTTCTATCGCATTACGAAAGAAGATATTTTAAACTTAGATCGCCAAGGCGATAAATCCGCAGACAACATTATAAAAAGCATCGAGGGAAGTAAAAAACCTACCTTAGCGCGATTCATTTTTGCCTTGGGAATTCGTTTTGTCGGCGAGCAAACCGCCAAGCATCTGGCTGATCACTTTATCACCATTGATAATTTCTTAAAGGCCAGCGAAGAAGATCTTTTGGCGGTCCCTGAAATTGGGCCTAAGGTCGCTAAGGCCATCGGCGCTTGGACATCAAATCTAGAATTGGTCCAAGAGGTCCGCGACATGTTGGATTTGGGCGTTAACATCGCAAATCCGGTGCGCGCAGAAAGCGGACCACTTTCCGGGAAGAGTTTTTTAATCACCGGCACATTGCCCATAAAACGTGATGACGCCAAAGACATCATTGAAAAAAACGGCGGCAAAATTCTGGGATCTGTGTCTTCAAAATTAAGTTATCTTGTCGTCGGGGATGATCCGGGCTCTAAGGTTGAAAAAGCTCAAAGCCTGGGGGTCGCCATTATCTCCTGGGACGACTTACAGAAAATGCTTTAG
- the gatC gene encoding Asp-tRNA(Asn)/Glu-tRNA(Gln) amidotransferase subunit GatC: MIDKKTIENVAKLARLKISESEAQEFSQQLAKALEHFAKISQINTEGVEALVTPTEIEAYWREDVVEQNYSAEEMTANAPEKSGHLFKVPPVV, translated from the coding sequence ATGATTGATAAAAAAACCATCGAAAATGTAGCAAAATTGGCCCGCCTAAAAATTTCAGAGTCTGAGGCCCAGGAGTTCAGTCAACAGTTGGCAAAAGCCCTAGAACATTTTGCTAAAATCAGCCAAATCAACACCGAAGGTGTTGAAGCCCTAGTTACACCGACTGAAATTGAAGCTTATTGGCGCGAAGATGTCGTTGAACAAAATTATTCCGCAGAAGAAATGACTGCAAATGCGCCTGAAAAGTCAGGTCATCTTTTTAAAGTTCCGCCGGTGGTTTAA